A single genomic interval of Sulfurovum sp. TSL6 harbors:
- the mobA gene encoding molybdenum cofactor guanylyltransferase MobA → MRGITTAVIFAGGKSSRMGEDKALLPFAHYPTLTEFQQDKLSTLFDKVYISAKENKFDFDCIVIKDNYKESSPLVGLISIFETLKAEEVFILSVDAPFVNKETIEKILKHNESKFDVIVAQSPSGVQPLCGLYKRSLLPLAYTQLEKENHRLGDLLRLANTLFVEFDEDAPFTNLNHPREYQEALKTFKNH, encoded by the coding sequence ATGAGAGGAATCACAACTGCCGTCATCTTTGCAGGTGGGAAAAGTTCTCGTATGGGCGAAGACAAGGCTCTGCTGCCTTTTGCTCATTACCCTACACTGACTGAGTTTCAACAGGATAAACTCAGTACCCTATTTGACAAAGTATATATCTCGGCAAAGGAGAATAAATTTGATTTTGACTGTATAGTGATCAAAGACAACTATAAAGAGAGCTCTCCTCTTGTGGGGCTCATCTCTATTTTTGAAACACTAAAAGCAGAAGAGGTTTTTATTTTAAGTGTGGATGCACCCTTCGTCAACAAAGAGACCATAGAGAAGATCTTGAAACATAATGAAAGCAAATTCGATGTGATCGTAGCACAAAGTCCAAGTGGTGTTCAGCCTCTCTGTGGACTCTATAAAAGGTCACTCTTGCCTTTGGCCTATACACAATTAGAAAAAGAGAATCATAGATTGGGTGATCTGCTACGCCTTGCCAATACACTCTTTGTAGAGTTTGATGAAGATGCTCCCTTTACAAACCTGAACCATCCCAGAGAATATCAAGAGGCCCTTAAAACTTTTAAAAACCATTAA
- a CDS encoding MFS transporter, which produces MKPANTLLSPLLGGYYFFYFALVGVYVIFLPKVLLDLGYTPMEVGIIFAAAPFMRFLLPFVFRHFLSLSPKVYQLSLFFTFVGTLLFLATVHDFWVYLAANLLFGAAMGISLPYVETIALASLSRHIYGKVRLWGSLGFMGIALWLGKVLESPYEALYYLSAVAFLTLLFGAMLTRYDTISHSSAQDDASFSLTKYWAFWVSIFLMQVGFGGFYNFFTIYETAHGISLEMTSWMWSFGVICEIFMYYFQGPLLQRNLLRILQFATLITALRWMILYLFPDSITWTFASQSLHAIGFALYHTAAITYVFSLYTQKKLAQQFFLGISFGLGGSVGAVLSGQVYGEYIFLIESLITFIAFAVLIIHQQRKARVTI; this is translated from the coding sequence ATGAAACCAGCCAACACATTACTTTCACCGCTTTTAGGGGGATACTACTTTTTTTACTTTGCCCTTGTGGGTGTCTATGTCATCTTCCTGCCAAAAGTATTGTTGGATCTGGGATATACCCCTATGGAAGTGGGTATCATTTTTGCAGCTGCGCCCTTCATGCGCTTTTTACTGCCTTTTGTTTTTCGACACTTTCTCTCTTTAAGCCCTAAGGTCTACCAACTTTCCTTGTTCTTTACCTTTGTAGGTACCTTGCTTTTCTTGGCCACGGTACATGATTTTTGGGTTTATCTTGCTGCAAACCTTCTCTTTGGTGCCGCGATGGGGATCTCTCTTCCCTATGTTGAAACCATTGCTCTGGCTTCTCTGTCCAGACACATTTACGGCAAAGTACGACTGTGGGGTTCTCTTGGGTTTATGGGTATTGCGCTATGGTTGGGGAAAGTACTTGAATCACCTTATGAAGCCCTCTATTACTTAAGTGCAGTGGCATTCTTAACCCTTCTTTTTGGTGCTATGCTTACAAGATATGACACGATCTCCCATTCTTCAGCACAAGATGATGCCTCATTTTCACTCACAAAATATTGGGCATTTTGGGTTTCTATCTTTTTAATGCAAGTGGGTTTTGGCGGCTTCTATAACTTTTTTACCATCTACGAAACCGCACATGGGATCTCACTTGAAATGACAAGTTGGATGTGGAGTTTTGGCGTGATCTGTGAAATTTTTATGTACTATTTCCAAGGTCCTCTTCTGCAAAGAAACCTGCTTCGTATCTTGCAGTTTGCTACACTGATAACCGCACTCAGGTGGATGATATTGTATCTCTTTCCAGACTCGATCACATGGACCTTTGCATCACAATCTTTACATGCCATCGGTTTTGCACTCTACCATACTGCAGCCATCACCTATGTGTTTTCACTCTATACCCAGAAAAAACTTGCACAACAGTTTTTTCTGGGTATCTCATTTGGGTTAGGGGGTTCAGTGGGTGCTGTACTTTCCGGTCAAGTCTATGGAGAATATATTTTCTTAATCGAGTCTCTTATCACTTTTATTGCATTTGCCGTCTTGATAATACATCAACAACGTAAAGCGCGTGTAACCATATGA
- a CDS encoding RDD family protein, whose translation MAKQRFREIKQGKVQEQTPKVNSSSDQNNYASVGLKIKAFLTDAFMLLMPIMYVVFYLVMDGREDFAEHKLLGWFYILLPLIIVQTLFMYKTGQTPGYRAYHITLIDDHTKKKPALFVILFRNLTAILSLFTFLGWALMFFRKDNKTLHDLLSATAVVNKK comes from the coding sequence ATGGCTAAACAACGTTTTAGAGAGATCAAACAAGGGAAGGTCCAAGAACAGACACCCAAAGTGAATTCTTCATCAGATCAGAATAATTATGCATCCGTAGGATTGAAAATCAAAGCTTTTTTGACCGATGCCTTCATGCTTCTTATGCCTATTATGTATGTTGTTTTTTATCTTGTCATGGATGGCAGGGAAGATTTTGCCGAACACAAACTCCTGGGGTGGTTCTATATACTTCTCCCCTTGATCATCGTGCAGACGCTTTTTATGTATAAGACGGGGCAAACACCAGGGTATCGTGCCTATCACATTACACTGATTGATGATCATACCAAAAAGAAACCTGCTCTTTTTGTCATCCTGTTTAGAAATCTGACTGCGATTCTTTCTTTGTTCACCTTTCTGGGTTGGGCACTGATGTTTTTTAGAAAAGACAACAAAACACTGCATGACCTCTTGTCTGCAACGGCAGTTGTAAACAAAAAATGA
- a CDS encoding TIGR04219 family outer membrane beta-barrel protein, which translates to MANVKKLALYLLLTLSQMHADTIGGEISLGFFNHQPNGDASYKGSATDMEETLGFSEEQDIFLKAYLEHPLPVIPNIKLGYTTLSHEGSSSVDNFTWGDTTYNGTIASSLSLDMTDVTLYYEFLDNWAETDAGLTLRYISGDMDVHSVEGSNVADFSTWVPMLYGKVRFTLPVTDLSFQLEANAISYWDITAYDYELSARYTLAMGVGLEAGYKAFHLDSDDLINRFNADMDFSGPYAAVLWDF; encoded by the coding sequence ATGGCGAATGTAAAAAAACTTGCACTCTACCTACTGCTTACACTAAGTCAGATGCATGCGGATACGATAGGGGGAGAAATTTCCCTTGGTTTTTTCAATCATCAGCCTAACGGCGATGCTTCTTATAAAGGAAGCGCTACAGATATGGAAGAAACGCTAGGCTTCAGTGAGGAACAGGATATCTTTTTAAAAGCGTATTTGGAACATCCTTTACCTGTCATTCCCAATATAAAATTGGGATATACCACACTTTCACATGAAGGGAGCAGTAGTGTAGATAACTTTACATGGGGAGATACTACCTATAATGGTACGATAGCCAGCAGCTTGTCGCTTGACATGACGGATGTCACACTCTATTATGAATTTCTTGACAATTGGGCTGAAACGGATGCCGGACTTACCCTGAGATATATCTCTGGAGATATGGATGTGCACAGCGTGGAAGGGAGTAATGTTGCAGACTTTTCAACCTGGGTACCGATGCTCTATGGTAAAGTACGTTTTACACTACCTGTCACGGATCTCTCTTTTCAGCTTGAAGCCAATGCCATCAGTTATTGGGATATCACCGCTTATGATTATGAACTCTCTGCCCGCTATACCCTGGCTATGGGAGTAGGTCTGGAAGCAGGATATAAGGCATTTCACCTGGACAGTGATGATTTGATCAATCGATTCAATGCAGACATGGACTTCTCAGGTCCCTATGCTGCTGTTCTTTGGGATTTTTAA
- a CDS encoding type II secretion system F family protein, with translation MLFKYKGFDKTGKKVKGTVTASSEEEAGQKLRTQNIYHEGLTPTKEFSLEAFSKRQMPGELLSTFSKELSSYLSSGMTILTAVKLLENQHEGEKKYVSFLNSVKTMIDEGKSLYHALNTQKVYALPEFFLQSLNVAGQGGKMVEVLTNMGNFFSAQNKVKKQVKGAMVYPAIIFTVAIGMTSFLIAFVVPKITGIFEDTGQELPPITQFVLGLSDFLTSHYIAIIVAILSVILIFKLSYAKIDTFHRIIDSMLLKMPVLGALIQNHELGRFSYILSLMLSSGVAYAQAVQLAKATFANYGLRDLFEKASVKVLEGNKLSNALQMAKGVKIKRNFMQSLALGEESSEVAQILDNTSALYAEENEDKLKLLLSLLEPFMMLFIGVVVGVIVSAMLLPIFTMTQGLQ, from the coding sequence ATGCTTTTTAAGTACAAAGGTTTTGACAAAACAGGTAAAAAGGTCAAAGGTACTGTTACGGCAAGTTCTGAGGAAGAAGCAGGGCAAAAACTTCGTACACAAAACATCTATCATGAAGGGCTTACCCCTACCAAAGAGTTTTCACTGGAAGCCTTTTCCAAACGTCAAATGCCGGGAGAACTACTGAGTACTTTTTCCAAAGAACTCTCCTCTTACCTTAGCTCAGGTATGACCATACTTACCGCGGTCAAGCTTCTTGAGAATCAGCATGAAGGAGAAAAAAAATATGTCTCTTTTCTGAACTCTGTGAAAACAATGATCGATGAGGGAAAGTCTCTCTACCATGCACTCAATACCCAAAAGGTCTATGCCCTGCCTGAGTTTTTTCTTCAAAGTCTCAATGTTGCAGGACAGGGTGGAAAGATGGTCGAAGTCCTTACGAACATGGGCAATTTTTTCTCTGCGCAGAACAAAGTCAAAAAACAGGTCAAGGGAGCCATGGTATATCCTGCCATCATTTTTACGGTTGCTATAGGTATGACCTCTTTCCTGATCGCTTTTGTGGTACCGAAGATCACAGGTATTTTTGAAGATACCGGTCAAGAGCTTCCTCCGATTACTCAATTTGTACTTGGGTTGAGCGACTTTTTGACCTCCCATTATATTGCTATCATTGTTGCCATCCTCTCTGTGATCCTCATTTTTAAACTCTCTTATGCCAAAATAGATACCTTTCATCGCATCATCGATTCAATGCTACTGAAAATGCCTGTACTGGGAGCACTGATCCAAAATCATGAACTTGGGAGGTTTTCGTACATCCTCTCTCTGATGCTCAGCTCGGGTGTTGCCTATGCCCAAGCCGTGCAGCTTGCCAAGGCGACTTTTGCAAATTATGGCTTACGTGACCTGTTTGAAAAAGCATCTGTTAAAGTACTGGAAGGAAATAAACTCTCCAATGCACTTCAAATGGCAAAAGGTGTAAAAATAAAACGTAACTTTATGCAATCTTTGGCTCTGGGGGAAGAGTCAAGTGAAGTGGCACAGATCCTGGACAATACCTCTGCACTATATGCCGAAGAGAATGAAGACAAACTCAAACTGCTTCTTAGTCTACTTGAGCCCTTTATGATGCTCTTTATCGGTGTGGTCGTGGGGGTCATCGTGTCAGCGATGCTTCTACCGATCTTTACTATGACACAAGGATTACAATAA